CGAACGTACAGATCATCACCGCGCCGCTGCCGAAGGCCGGGTCGACCACGGCGTCCTCGATGACCGGCACCTGGTGGCCGAAGATCGGGACCGTGAGCCTCTTACCTTTCTGCCCGCGGTAGCGCTCGTCTCCGGGATGGACCGCCACCGCAACGCAGGCAGCGAGGAGCTCGGGCCGGGTGGTGGCGATCTCGATGCCGTCGAAGTCGAAGTAGTTGAGTTTGGTCGTCCGGGGAGCGTAGTTGACCTCGGCGAACGCGATGGCCGTCTCGCACCGGGTGCAGAAGTTCACGGGATGCTCGCTCTGGTAGATGTCGCCGGCCTTGAGCATCTTCAGGAACGAAGCCTGGGTCTTCCGGTAGTACTCCGGGAGCATGGTGATGTATTCGTGGCTCCAGTCGGTCGAGAAGCCGAGCCGCCGCATGGTCGTCCGCATCTTCTCGATGTTCCCGATCGTGAGGTCGCGGCACATCTCCCTGAACTTCTCCCGCGGCACATCGTTCTTGGTGATCCCGTAGGTCTCCTCGACCTTCACCTCGGTGGGGAGGCCGTGGCAGTCCCATCCCTGCGGGAACATGACGTTGTAACCGCGCATGCGCTTATACCGCGCGATGAAGTCGATATAGCACCAGTTTAAGGCGTTGCCGATATGGAAGTTGCCGGTGGGGTAGGGCGGCGGCGTGTCGATGATGAACCGGGGTTTCTCCGAGTCGGGATTGAAATAATTATCCTCATCCCGCCAGGTACTCTGCCAGCGCCTCTCCACTTCTTCGATATCGTAGTTTTTGGGTAGTTGATGTGACGGCGACATTTTCAGCGTACGATCTCTCTCTTTCCACTGAAATATATTGTTCGACGGGGATTTCCGGCTGCCCGTTATACCGTGGCCTGCGTGGCGATCGCGGCTACGGCAGAGCGCCTGTGGGATGGTTTTCCGACAGACGCGGCGGAGAGGGGCGGCAATCCGATCCTAAAGGCTTTCTTCCTGCAGCGCCAATGGTCTATGAATGGATAAGCCGCAGGGGTTGGTTCTGGCATCGGCGCTCACCCTCGCCTTGATAGCGCTCGCCCCCCTGCTCCAGCCGCCATGGCTGCTCACACTCCTCCTCATCCCGTTCTCGCTCGTCCTCTTCCTCATCCGGGACACGCGGTATGTATCGCTCTCGATCATCGCCCTCGCCGCGCTCTACGGGCTTGGATGGCTCTCGACCTTCGTCTTCACCTGCTCCCTCGGCATCGTGGTGATCGGCGAGGTCGCGTTCCGTCTGACGGGGGCAAGGCCGGTCTCGTACCTGTATCACCTGATCGCCGCCATCGGCGTCTCGCTCGCGGTGATGCTCTATCTCCAGTACACCGCGCCGCTCGTCGTCGTGATGGGCGTAGTCGTCGCGGTGCTGCTCCGGGCGGCCCTCAGGGGACGGGACGATGCCCTGATGATCGAGGCGCTCGGGGTGGCGATGACCATGTTCCTCTTTGAGGAACTCAACTTCGAGGTCGACCTGACCATCCTCGCCGCTGCGGCCGCGATAGCCTTCGGGTTCGGCTACTCCTCCTACCGGCTCCGGGTGGCCGACGTCAGCGGCCTCTTCTCGGGCGCGATGATCGGCATCATCCTGATCGTCTTTGCGGACGTCCGGTGGTTCCTGATCATGCTCACCTTCTTCATCATCGGCGCCGGGGCCACCCGGTACCGTTACGGGGAGAAAGAGCAGCTCGGCGTCGCCCAGGAGCACGGCGGCGTGCGCGGCTACTTCAACGTCTTTGCAAACGGTCTGGTGGCGACCGCCGCTGCCGTCCTCTTCGGCGTCACCGGGCACCCGGCCTTCGTCGCGCTCTTCATGGGGAGCGTCGCCTCCGCCGCGGCCGATACCGCGGCAAGCGAGATCGGGGTCACGGGGAAGACCCCCTACCTGATCACGACGCTCCGGCCGGTGCCGCGGGGGACGAACGGCGGGGTGACTCTCCGGGGCGAGGCGGCCGCCATCGTCGCGTCCGTCCTCGTCGCCGCCGCCGCATGGGCGATGGGCGTCGCCGACCCCTGGATGGTCGTCGTCACGATCATCGCCGGCTTCATCGGCACCAACGTCGACAGCCTGGTCGGCGCGACGCTCGAGAACAGCGGCAGGATAGGGAACTCCGGCACGAACCTCGCGGCCACGTTCTTCGGCGGGGTCGCGGGGATGGGGATCTATCTGCTGGCGTAAGGGGACGCTCTCATGGCTGGCGCCGCACTCGAAGGCAGCCCCATACTTTTATTAGCAGGGGTCCCGGCGGATGGTTCGCCGCACCCCGCGGTGATCGGGCTCGTTTTCTATCGGAGAATCGTTTGAGGCTGGTTTACCTCTCAGACGATGTTCCGGGATTTTATGCCCTCATTCGCGCATTTCGCGGCTTCGCGGCTTCGCGTGAGGCCTCTCTACTGCCGATACCGATAACTCACGCGAAGCCGCGAAGCCCGCGAAGGGGACCAGATGGGTCTGAGCATCAGCAGGTTCAGGCGCGACCCCTCGAAGAAGGATTGACTGTAGAAAGAGGAGAACACCCGAAACCGGGCGTAAAAAAAAGGATGTAGTGCCTGGCCCGGAGCACCACATCTCAGTACTTATACCAGCGGCCCTTCTCGTCGTACTCGCCCTGCATCACGGGCGCGCCGCCGCCGCCGGAGGCATGGTTCTTGAAGAAACTCGCCTTGTAGGTGTAGAGGAAGGCCGAGTAGACGACGATCACGACGGCATAGACGGCCGCGGTGATCCAGATCCCTTCCATCCCGATGAGGGCGAGGATATCCTCCGGCATAACCGTCTGGAGCTCTTCCTGACTCATCAGGGTGAGCGGTTCGAGCCTTTCCACGAGCAGCGCGGTCCAGGCGAAGATGCCTACAAGCCCGATGACCGCGAGGACGGCGATGTTTGTGAGGTAGAAGACGAGGACACCGCCGATGTTGTTCATGACGAACTCGATGCTCCGGCGGATCGACTCAAAGACGTTCGTCTCCTCAAAGACCGCCACGGTGTCGTAGAAGAACGTGAAGAAGACGATCGAGAGGACCACCCCGAAGAGGAGCGGCACCATGCTTGCCGCGGCACCGGCTCCGAGGAACGCGAGCGGGACGGCGAGCAGGATGGTCGTCAGGAGGACCGCGAAGGCTATGAGCAGCGCGGGCAGGAGGATCCGGAAGTAGTGGGTGCGGCCCGACCGGGCGAACTCCGCGAACGAGAAGTCCTCCGACCGGATCGTGCCGTAGACCCCCCCGGCCAGGAACGGCACCAAGAGGACCTGCAGGAACGCCAGCGGCTGCGTGTAGAATGCCCCACCGTAGGCGGGGACGACGATATCGAGGACGGCAAGGGCGCCCATGACGAGGCCGACCGACCAGAGGATGGGGTGCCGCCGGAGGAGCGCGGCGGCACCGGTGAGCGATTGGAGCGTCATGATCACCGGACTCTCGGCATTGCCACGATCTCGCGGACCTGGAGGTCAAAGAACGACGCGGTATGCGCCGGCCGGATGACGCAGACGGTGTCGGCGCCGGTTGCAGTGCCTCCCACCGCGATCACCTCTTCGTCGACGCCGACCGCACCCTGGTCCGCCGCGATGAGGACGCACTCCACCGCGACCTTCAGGCCTATCGCGACGATCCGCCGCAGCGCCTCAGCGATCGCCTCGGTCCGGGAACTCCCGCCGAGTCTCTGCGACCGGGAGATCGCCCGCTCAAGCCCGGAGAGCGCGTGCGTGCCGGTGACGATCGTCGCCCCCGCCTCGCGGAGGGTTGCGGCCGCCTCCGGCGAGAACTCCCACTCGCCGGGCCGCGTGAACCCGACGACGTGGGTGACGACGACCAGTTTGAGGTCCGTCCCCTTCATGGCATCGAGGAACGCAAGCGCCGTCCGGCCGCCGGAACTCGCGACCACGATCTTCTCGAGGCCGAGCTCCTGCGCCCGCTCGACGGCGAACCGGGCGGCGTCGGAAGTGTTCTCGGCGCCCGGGGCATCGAAATAATAGGTCTTTCTGGCTACGAAGCCCATGCAGTCATGTTGTTGTTGCTTCTAATTGAATCCCCCGTTCCGGCGGCGCCCGGCGATTTTAAAGAGGGGTGTGGCGGGCACCGGGGAAAGAAGGAGATAAATGGTGAATGGCCCAAACACTACTCTCAACCGAACGATAACACGAGGAGTTCTCATGATCACACTGGCCATTGCAGGAAAACCCAACTGCGGGAAGTCGACATTCTTCAGGGCAGCGACCCTGGCCCAGGCGGAGATTGCCAACTACCCGTTCACGACGATCGACGCCAACCACGGCGTCGCATATGTCAGGACCGCCTGTCCCTGCCGGGAGATGA
This portion of the Methanoculleus caldifontis genome encodes:
- a CDS encoding DUF7847 domain-containing protein; its protein translation is MTLQSLTGAAALLRRHPILWSVGLVMGALAVLDIVVPAYGGAFYTQPLAFLQVLLVPFLAGGVYGTIRSEDFSFAEFARSGRTHYFRILLPALLIAFAVLLTTILLAVPLAFLGAGAAASMVPLLFGVVLSIVFFTFFYDTVAVFEETNVFESIRRSIEFVMNNIGGVLVFYLTNIAVLAVIGLVGIFAWTALLVERLEPLTLMSQEELQTVMPEDILALIGMEGIWITAAVYAVVIVVYSAFLYTYKASFFKNHASGGGGAPVMQGEYDEKGRWYKY
- a CDS encoding pyruvate kinase alpha/beta domain-containing protein — encoded protein: MGFVARKTYYFDAPGAENTSDAARFAVERAQELGLEKIVVASSGGRTALAFLDAMKGTDLKLVVVTHVVGFTRPGEWEFSPEAAATLREAGATIVTGTHALSGLERAISRSQRLGGSSRTEAIAEALRRIVAIGLKVAVECVLIAADQGAVGVDEEVIAVGGTATGADTVCVIRPAHTASFFDLQVREIVAMPRVR
- a CDS encoding DUF92 domain-containing protein produces the protein MDKPQGLVLASALTLALIALAPLLQPPWLLTLLLIPFSLVLFLIRDTRYVSLSIIALAALYGLGWLSTFVFTCSLGIVVIGEVAFRLTGARPVSYLYHLIAAIGVSLAVMLYLQYTAPLVVVMGVVVAVLLRAALRGRDDALMIEALGVAMTMFLFEELNFEVDLTILAAAAAIAFGFGYSSYRLRVADVSGLFSGAMIGIILIVFADVRWFLIMLTFFIIGAGATRYRYGEKEQLGVAQEHGGVRGYFNVFANGLVATAAAVLFGVTGHPAFVALFMGSVASAAADTAASEIGVTGKTPYLITTLRPVPRGTNGGVTLRGEAAAIVASVLVAAAAWAMGVADPWMVVVTIIAGFIGTNVDSLVGATLENSGRIGNSGTNLAATFFGGVAGMGIYLLA